One Chanodichthys erythropterus isolate Z2021 chromosome 10, ASM2448905v1, whole genome shotgun sequence DNA segment encodes these proteins:
- the fhdc3 gene encoding FH2 domain containing 3, which translates to MDGAPAVTTAPLPPVSSRCFQNEPSPFRRTAQPPPLGPPPPPPPPPPPLPPPPPPPPSLIGDPFTRTVQRRSKMRNFNWDAIPRHSVLGKRNVWTSQRNLENFELDTKRMEELFSHNEHQGLVRKGGTVRKSVWGLSQITTEAENVSILNSKKSMNIGILLKQFKRTPKDIVEAVRHGNLCFASGKLKELNKLLPDDIETKKLMSFNGDLSLLNDPDRFMVMLVQVPGYKVRLKSLLLREEFFPFIEEIKHSIAVMTTAANELLACDDLHSIIRLVLKAGNYMNAGGYAGSAIGFRMTSLLKLVDTKANKPGMNLMHYVSMQAQQIDEALLHFPDQLQHIGIAARIQKQEVEMDLQRELEKIRQAKMDASKQPDLQHQMEAFLCLADIRLADVEASLQELDTISASVAEYFCEDPAAFKLEECCSIFHSFCERFERATQENREREVAETRKRQQREREKLTRTAKRRSTGTCSNRYAGDEASALESVLTSFLSHRPSRRRPVGDRSVTDSPIKNIRPQVEEREGRGHLDSPAETNEEKIEISRMQEPENICRKEEAPLCSVNDVQRARATSKRGQCIDDGLIPECNDHKNDGCSNTSTKQEFVVTQGGVMDKGEVEETGDMDKGEENENLEEADKMPELSGKIFRFQDCGGLSGTITPDRSRGHGVCTSTPQQRNIKEVDLALQNGMGGLGSPWTILSPRISPRNTPHRRHSFSFSRVDVLDDGVWALPDTPVRDKPPFSHKSGVGTSSSLPDCPSKQTPAHGMSLRSASLTDEKEQASNFKFGQIFQKRNGQELPPDKRPESSGLVSFFRRFGERNRAGTVG; encoded by the exons ATGGATGGAGCTCCAGCTGTTACCACGGCACCTCTACCTCCTGTTTCCTCCAGGTGCTTTCAAAATGAGCCCTCACCCTTCAGACGTACCGCCCAGCCCCCTCCCCTGGGCCCTccacctcctcctccccctccacCACCTCCACTACCACCCCCACCGCCTCCACCTCCTTCACTTATTGGGGACCCCTTCACCCGGACTGTCCAACGGCGCTCAAAAATGCGCAACTTCAACTGGGACGCCATCCCCAGGCACAGCGTTTTGGGCAAGCGCAACGTGTGGACATCCCAACGCAACCTTGAGAACTTTGAGCTGGACACTAAGCGCATGGAGGAGCTTTTCAGCCACAACGAGCACCAGGGTTTGGTCCGTAAGGGTGGGACGGTCAGAAAAAGTGTGTGGGGCCTTTCGCAAATCACTACagaagcagaaaat gtatcAATTCTCAACTCTAAGAAAAGTATGAATATTGGTATTTTGCTAAAACAGTTTAAAAG GACACCGAAGGACATTGTAGAGGCTGTCAGGCATGGTAACCTCTGCTTTGCTTCTGGGAAACTGAAGGAACTCAACAAGCTGTTGCCCGATGACATCGAG ACAAAGAAGCTGATGTCATTCAATGGAGATTTATCTCTGCTAAATGATCCCGACCGTTTCATGGTGATGCTGGTTCAAGTGCCTgg gtataaagtgagattaaagaGCCTGCTCCTCAGAGAAGAGTTTTTTCCCTTTATAGAGGAGATCAAGCACTCCATTGCTGTCATGACAACTGCTGCTAATG AGTTGCTGGCATGTGATGACCTACATTCAATCATCAGACTGGTGCTGAAGGCTGGTAACTACATGAATGCA GGTGGCTATGCAGGTAGTGCCATTGGCTTCAGGATGACATCATTGCTTAAACTGGTGGACACCAAAGCAAATAAACCTGGCATGAACCTTATGCACTATGTATCCATG CAAGCCCAGCAGATCGATGAAGCTTTGCTGCATTTCCCTGATCAGCTTCAACACATTGGAATTGCTGCAAG GATCCAAAAGCAGGAGGTGGAGATGGACCTTCAAAGGGAGTTGGAGAAAATTAGGCAAGCAAAGATGGACGCTAGTAAACAGCCCGATTTACAACATCAGATGGAAGCATTTCTTTGT TTGGCAGACATTCGGCTTGCGGACGTGGAGGCCTCTCTTCAGGAACTGGACACCATCAGTGCCTCCGTGGCAGAGTACTTCTGTGAAGACCCAGCCGCATTTAAACTAGAGGAGTGTTGCTCTATCTTTCATTCCTTCTGTGAGAGGTTTGAAAGAGCTACACAG GAAAACCGGGAGCGAGAAGTGGCCGAGACTCGCAAGCGAcagcagagagaaagagaaaagctGACCAGAACGGCTAAGCGCCGATCCACCGGCACATGCTCCAATCGGTATGCGGGCGATGAAGCCTCCGCTCTAGAATCTGTCCTGACCAGTTTCCTCAGTCACCGTCCTTCTCGCAGGAGGCCTGTTGGAGACAGATCTGTCACAGACAGCCCCATCAAAAACATCCGCCCTCAGGTTGAGGAGCGTGAGGGCAGAGGGCATCTAGACAGCCCTGCGGAAACCAACGAGGAGAAAATTGAGATCTCAAGGATGCAAGAACCAGAGAACATCTGTCGGAAGGAGGAGGCTCCACTCTGCAGCGTTAACGATGTTCAGCGGGCACGCGCCACATCCAAAAGAGGACAGTGCATTGATGATGGACTGATTCCTGAATGCAATGACCATAAAAACGATGGGTGTAGCAACACCTCGACCAAACAAGAGTTTGTGGTCACTCAAGGTGGAGTGATGGATAAAGGAGAAgtggaggagactggagacatGGATAAAGGAGAA GAGAATGAGAATTTAGAGGAAGCAGACAAAATGCCTGAGCTCTCTGGCAAAATCTTCCGCTTTCAGGATTGCGGCGGCCTGAGTGGAACCATTACACCAGATCGTTCCCGAGGCCACGGTGTGTGCACCTCTACTCCTCAACAGAGGAATATAAAAGAGGTGGATCTGGCCTTGCAGAACGGAATGGGAGGTCTAGGCTCACCGTGGACCATCCTCAGCCCTCGTATCTCTCCACGTAACACCCCCCACCGGAGACACTCTTTCTCCTTCTCCAGGGTGGACGTCCTTGATGATGGGGTATGGGCATTGCCTGACACACCTGTGCGCGACAAGCCCCCTTTCTCTCATAAATCAGGTGTGGGGACTTCATCCTCTTTACCAGACTGTCCTTCAAAGCAAACTCCAGCACACGGGATGTCTTTAAGGTCTGCATCACTTACTGATGAAAAAGAGCAGGCATCTAACTTCAAATTTGGACAGATCTTTCAGAAACGCAATGGACAGGAGCTTCCTCCAGATAAAAGACCCGAAAGCTCAGGACTTGTGTCTTTCTTTCGACGCTTTGGGGAAAGAAACAGGGCAGGAACTGTCGGTTAA